The Malus domestica chromosome 08, GDT2T_hap1 genomic interval taaagtgttgagagaaTTATTGTCTCAaactgcagatcgaacaatctaccaacacgaatattatccatgatgtttatgatattaaaagaaccatatagatcgaagattatgagttgaacaCTCAAATGAtgaagacactaagaataatcatttatcttcgtgaaggtaaagataaattaatatttggtccagaagtaccacatcttagtgaagtatatgctttattgtatttgacaaaatacattgaatgaaataaagcttatctattaatatctccaagaaattacagatatgtacatacacatgagttaaaacaaacaaacaggatggaaccttcataaaggttgctcatgtgaaacctcagtactcggaagtaccccagaaggggaggcactggagattgatcatgtggcaccccagtacttggcaaaacaccagaaggggaaagcatcagttgctttcggaatctagcaacgaacctctggtgatcactttgaatccgactttcagattcctgcagttggtcgagctttcttttcatgctcgttgagtaattatttgcaagcacttGTAGCACTCTATTCTCGTGTTTTAGCCTTCTGATCttttgtttaagacttgccaccttaGCTATCagtgattcaacttggcgagtttaaGCAAGTAGGCGTTGACCCATATTGAAACagagccagcacactgaacactgagagccaaggagtcttgaacgACCGACTCATCATACCATTTTGAAATGATCCTATTATcttttggagtgagaagattcctagctaccacagtagcaattatgttattcttcatcacagagtccccaaccgtaagaggaccattagaagataagaaggacgtgcgccatatattatcctaaCGCTGCTCGTCTATATCACTCCTAAGACttaaatctaagcaaatgttagatgggcaagtcattttcagaaatgatgaaggaaaaaaagaggtcaaataaaatttcagaagtgcaagatgggggaaatttctacaggcagcaactttctgagcatactcttgagcacaattgatgtctctataaaagaagaggcaacatagCCACTTGtttagagatcgaagaggcaccgctttccgaatttcaaaagccagattttcctgaataaagttcgttggcatttttcagacaCAATCTCAGCTTTTTCGGATATCGcgtgcaattttgtcaaaaatctttgacaaagttgaaaacgcgtaaatcttactgttctaattacaccacagttgctgacaagagtaaaggcacaacaccaccacttgctattgggaaatctctatatatgtcgactttcgttctccataacaaggcagacctgcaagaatgtccaactcttcctcatctccgagaatgcatcttcaacacagcatctcgaaatactcagttttcttcctctccgagaatacttcttcaaacaagtcacaccatagcaagattatctcatatcttcagggacgagagtaagagtatctcatatcatacaATCTctctgtcatttcctttgtccttgttcttacctgcaaagataaagataaataaagcagtatgtcggaacctccacttaaactcccggtaaggaaccgactgcctggagcctttcttgattgcttacctagtattgctctcgagtagccATCTTCAAATATTGTTAGAGCTGGGTCTctagtcaccaagaagtgatgaaccatccaaatgcaagagttgcattccactcctgcatcagAAGGCAAATATTGCaggagaagatgccacacatgcatgaGGAAAAAGcagggaaaatactacttaagcaaggggagcaagtaaggcaagtgaaaatgatacagcgaagcatgtgaagacaagTGCAATaaacacgtgctgattcatccccgacaaagccgaagatcacttgccacgtgaAGTTCTTCACAGTACaacttcattcaagatcaagcctagaaggtccttgaagaaatcacaagttcgattcaagatcaattgtctaccacccttgaattaaATTTAGCTCCAGATAAAAGAAGTAAATTCAGACTTTTGGAGCAGGTCTAACAGAAGGCCCTTAAGCCCAGTCCAAGAACAAGCATGtagaaagttaacaacaagtaaagcatCTCTTTCGgcaactcttcttactaagagactgaagcagaatgatcaacgatcagcctaaatgatttgaaatcaggggaAGATACTCATCAGAGGGAGCATtcaaaacagatcaagattttacaGAGTTAATCGAAGATTTATGgtcatccaagggggagtgttgtgaataatatgtggatgacccacatgaatagtttattactatttatgcacagtattttcactattcatttgtggaaaaattgtaaagtgaatagtgctttcttttgtttataaaatgaaTGAGAGGTGAAGAAGGTGAAGAGGTTcacaggagagagagagaggaaggaaaagaaagaaagaaagaaaagaaagaaaagaaagagaggaagaggaagagagaaaagagaggaagaggagaggagaggagataatagagggagttatttttgtactcttattatatcagattataatgaaagcaccacctCTGCCCCGAGgatgtactccagtcacactgactgtagtggaacctcgtaaattttgtgtcttgtttcatttattccactgcactcGATTTTACAACAGAATAAAAGTTATTGAAGACCCAATATTTTTTGCCATGCCTGTTGTAAAACATCCCCACATTGGCCTGTAGTGTTCCAGGATTCATTTCCCAAGCTAGGAAAGTTGAAGTTGCCCAGCAATATAGAGAGTTGGTGTGGCTCTTTTGCAAACTCAAATCGATTAAGTTTTATGGTGCATACTTTAAAAAGCAAGTAGCTTTCCTTCGAGGTATTGGGCATGTAGATTTGACGGAGGGCCGATACCTGTTATCCAAACACTCCAACTCTCCAATCACAAAGCCATCATCTCCCCTCATCGAGGCTCCGTCAACTCTCTCCAGTTTGATTTGACGGAGGGCCGGTACATGTTATCCGGCGCCTCCAATGCTTTCGCCGCCATGTTTGATGTCCAACGTGGAACCGATAACGTGGGCGGCAGAGCTATCACGAGGCATAAGTGCCTGCTTGCGATGGATAAGCAGCACGAGCACGGGCATAAGTACGCGGTGTCCTCCGGAATGTGGTATCCCGTCAACATCGGACTGTTTGTGACGGGGTCGTACGATCATCACATCAATGTTTGGGACACGAATACGACTCAGGTAGTTATGGACTTCAAGATGTCGGGGAAGATGTACCGGACTGCAATGTCGCCGTTGGCAACTTCTCACATGCTCATTGCTGCCAGAACCGAAGATGTTCAAGTCCACCTCTGTGATATTGCCTCTGGGGCTTTTGCTCACACCTTGTCTGGCCACCGCGGTATGTCCCAAAATTCATAGAATTCGACGTTTGACGCACGCTTGATACATAGAAAGTTACAAAATTTAAACTTCTTATCATGGTTATGTGAACACATGAAACATTTGGATGACAATATTGAGGATATAAGAAGGGGTTGTTCTTGAAATATAGGGTGGACAGTCACGAATGTTGCGAAAATTCACTTCTTTAAACAATCCAGCCTAGTCGGTTTTCTCAGCATTTTGTAATTTGTAGCATTTGGATTTTTTGGTTGAACCCTGTAATTGTGGACAGCAGGAAATTTACAATACACCGTGTTGGCGGGATTCATGCTTAGAACCTTAGTATCGTAAAACTAGGTTTCTGCTCTTGATAGATTCATATTCTTCCTTTCGGTTCTCTAGTTTTTGTTTACAAAAGTACAAgtgtttttagttttgtttcttgggtttAAGTTTTAACATATAACGTAGAATAAAGTTTCGTGCATCTAGATGGTCCTAAGTGCTGTATTTTCTTGATGGCAGATGGTGTGATGACTGTGGAATGGTCTACTTCTAGCGAGTGGGTTTTGCTTATAGGTGGATGTGATGGTGCAATGAGGTCTCTgaaccaaaaataaatttgcTAAGTGATATTTAGTTTaataacacattaaaaaattgtacataatTACCAAATGTATCTATCAAATATTTCCCTCGATAATTTGTTCAGTTATCCTATATGGTTACACCCTAACAAAATCCTGGAATCAACCTAAAATTCTGTTCGTTGTACCACGCTGAGAAACTAGGTTCGTTGTTGTCCAACAGCATGCAGTCAACATCAATAAAAAACTTGTCACCGGAGGCAACGTTCCCCAATTCTTGGTCTGAACTCTGAAGCTCCATTCTCCGGTTGATTGTCTTCTGCCTGAGTTACTGTAGAGGTGGCAACGGCATTTGATACTTCCCCCGAACGGTATGGTTGCTTGTGTCGTAGAGTTGGCCTGTTTCAATACTTTATGGCACAAGATAGTGCCCTGGAAATCCAGGAAAGTATAATTCAGAAACTGCATCCTCTCATTAGGTGTAATGAAGTGCTAGTCCATGTATCCAGCGTACTAGAAGCAGAAGGCAAAATCAGTCTCTCAACTCCCAAGTTGACGAGCTAGTTTTCAAGCTCATCCATCATAACACGACACATTCCTTGTCTACGATAATGGAACCTAGTTGCCACCAGAGGTACTTCCGCCAACTAACTGTAGATCCTTAGGCTACCGACGGTGATCACTTCCTCATCT includes:
- the LOC103441236 gene encoding WD repeat-containing protein ATCSA-1 gives rise to the protein MLSGASNAFAAMFDVQRGTDNVGGRAITRHKCLLAMDKQHEHGHKYAVSSGMWYPVNIGLFVTGSYDHHINVWDTNTTQVVMDFKMSGKMYRTAMSPLATSHMLIAARTEDVQVHLCDIASGAFAHTLSGHRDGVMTVEWSTSSEWVLLIGGCDGAMRSLNQK